AGGATCATTCAATGTCGCAGGGTCTATGTGGGAAAAGCTTCAACATACGATGACTCAATAATTATGCAAATAAGAAACCAGTACTCGCGGAAAAGGTCAGTGAATAAATTTCAAGATCACATTATTTGAGAGTCGATTCAGATTGTGTACCTTGCGACATGTCATTCTGGGATCATCGGAACAAAATGGAGGATAACCGATAAGCATTTCGTACATTATGGCCCCCAAAGACCACCAGTCGCACTCCATCCCGTATCCCTTCTTCAATAAGACCTCAGGCGCCATATAATCGAGAGTTCCAACGGTGGAGTATGCCTACAAGCAAGGTCGTTCCGTGCGAAACAGCTTTATATGTTGTCGATAGAACAGAAAAGGCGAAAACAAGAGCAAAAATATATTGCAACTTAAGGAAATGGAAAACGTACCAAGGCACGACGGTTCCGTTTCCATTGTAGCAACTGCTCCTTTGCCATTAACCAGGGAGCAGTTAACTCATCAGCATTCCCTTCACAATCGGTTTTAGAATCTTGAGACAAAAAGTCGTCATCTTCCAACAATATCGACGAGTATTTCTCCAGCGTCTTACACAAGCCGAAATCAGAAAGCTTTAAATGCCCGTTTTTGTCCAAGATGAGGTTATCCGGTTTGATATCCCTAGAGATTGCAAATTCAAACAAATTTCATATTCAATGCACCGATAACGCAAAGTCACAGAAAGATGAGTGTATATACCTATGTACATAACCATGCTGGTGGATCGAGCTGATAGCTAGAATACTTTCCGCTATGTAAAAGCGGGCAATGTCTTCGGAGAGGGTGTCCTCCCTCATCAATAAAGTCATGATATCACCACCAGGTAAATACTCCATGATGAGGTACAAAAAATCGGAATCTTGGAAGGAATAAAAGAGCTTCACTATGCAACGGCTATCAACCTCAACCATCAAATTCCTCTCGGAACGAACATGCTCAACCTATAAGGAACCAAATCATCTGGTGAGTGTCATCTCAGTTGGTCAGACAAAGTACAAAGCAAAACCTTTTTATATGactttcattttctatttctaTCTTCTCACCTGCCCACGGCTAAGCATATCCGacttcttcaatttcttcatgGCGTATATTTCTCCTGTACCTTTAGCTCGACATAGTCTAACCTGCATCAATTAACGGAGTTACATACCAATCATAATAAGCTAAGTGCCAAAGACATAATGCTGTAGCATATCCAAGAACTATATGTATTTGATGCATTAACGACTCGGCCTTGTCTCATTTAGTATGAAGTAACCAACACAATCATCCTCAATCCTACATTCCTACTCAAAGTTTTTTAGCAAAATCGAGCAAATAGATCATCAGAAGCCAAAGGGAAACGGTTCCATCCATTTCACAAAGACGAATGTCTTATATGTCATTCAATCAAGTGGCTCTTTGGAACACCGATCTCATGATTAGCTGTCGAGGTAAGCTAGTCGACTGTGAAGTCTACTCTAGCTTTGCTTTGAGTAGTGATTACAATGAACTCTTCTAAGTGATGAATCGAAAACTGCAATGACCTAATTGATGGGGTGACTAGTAGGTAAGTAATTACAAACATACGTCTCCCCAATTGTATCAAAATCTCAAATAGGACTAACTTGTTTTACAGAAAACAAATAAACCAAACAGAGATAGAGGTAATAATAacaaaatgaagaagaagacaCGTCATTTGATCAGAAGTAAAACTGTGAAGATTCTTCTGCAAATCACCAACAAAGAACTAGACCATACAAATGCAAGTGCTGTATGTGAAATCCAATGCTGCAAATAAAGCATTTCTGTGGTGGAAAAAAACTGGCATACCTCACCAAATGCTCCTTTACCAATAATAGTCAATTGCTCAAAATCATCAATCCCTACTTTGTGCCTCTGCAATCTCATATACTCAGTCTCCCTTTTCTCCAAATTCCTCAACAGCATTTCCTCCTCCTCGCTCGACACCTGAGCCTCTTGCGCCCTCCGCTGTAATGTCCTCCTCCTAAATAAACCCCAAATTATACAcacaaaaaacaacaaacataAATCTCCAACAAAATGCACATAGATTCGCCTATTTCAATCACATTTCAAGAATCAATACTACAATTTGATCAAATCAACTCAAATCCAATCCAATCAACAACCCTTCAGAGAACAACTACAAATCcatcaaatcaaataaaaaaagcacAAAGATTTCACCTTTCCCATCTCAAGAATCTCTACTACAATTCAATCAAATCAAGTCATATCCAATCAACAATCCTTCAAATAACAACTACAAATtcatcaaatcaaataaaaaagcATCAAGTTTCACTTTCACATTACAAAAATCTCTACTACAATTCGATCAAATCATGTcaaatccaatccaatccaatcaaCAGCCCTTCAAAGAACAACTACAAATCCACTAAATCAAATCAAAAAAGCATCAAGATTTCACCTTTCCATACGATCTTGCAGCCCCTGCAGGTAATTCTTGTAGTGATTCTCAATAATCTgcttcgccgccgccgccttctGCCTTGTCACCGGCGAAGAAACCGCCTCATCGGGCTCCAACCCGAAGGCCCGGTGGGCCCGCAGCTTCATCTGCGGGCTCTCCATTCCCACCGCGCCGCTCCCTTCtcccccgccgccgccgccctccATCAGCAAAACCCAGATCAAGAACGGCAGCTACTGCAGCAAAAGGAGACGAGAAGTGGAAGCTTCCCCAATAAAGGCGCAAACTTTGATGTGAATTCGGACTGTTTTAACCGTTTGCAGTGAAATGCGAAAAGCGAAAAGTGAAAAGTGAGAAAGCGAAGTACCTGAAATAGGGAGCAGGAAGAGATAAAATGAAACTAGAGCTTCTCGCAGCTCTTTTCCTTTTCGCGTTGGGAGTTTCGATGTGGGATCGATCAATCAGAAATGGTTATAAAATCGGTGGTGGGGTGTATGTGTTTATGGGATTTTGGAGTGGCAAGCTGTGTGCAAGCAGATGATTAGCTGTAATTTGTTGGGATTTTGAGCTAATCTATCTTGAATTGGAGATGTGGCAATGTCATTTTTCAGGGGAAGAGTGATTTTGCTACTGTTGATTAAggtttagattttttttttaataatgctatgcggtcacattatggccagccataaattaattaattaacaataaaattgatttttttttcaaatttttggtttaatgctacttgattttacttttatatcatcttcattatatgttgctcaacatgttagtgttgctctttcgtagtttttgctcaacttattactactgtcatttcttaattgttgctcaacgtatacagtaattcgtgatattaatgtgttt
This sequence is a window from Salvia splendens isolate huo1 chromosome 14, SspV2, whole genome shotgun sequence. Protein-coding genes within it:
- the LOC121766069 gene encoding serine/threonine-protein kinase tricornered-like, translated to MEGGGGGGEGSGAVGMESPQMKLRAHRAFGLEPDEAVSSPVTRQKAAAAKQIIENHYKNYLQGLQDRMERRRTLQRRAQEAQVSSEEEEMLLRNLEKRETEYMRLQRHKVGIDDFEQLTIIGKGAFGEVRLCRAKGTGEIYAMKKLKKSDMLSRGQVEHVRSERNLMVEVDSRCIVKLFYSFQDSDFLYLIMEYLPGGDIMTLLMREDTLSEDIARFYIAESILAISSIHQHGYVHRDIKPDNLILDKNGHLKLSDFGLCKTLEKYSSILLEDDDFLSQDSKTDCEGNADELTAPWLMAKEQLLQWKRNRRALAYSTVGTLDYMAPEVLLKKGYGMECDWWSLGAIMYEMLIGYPPFCSDDPRMTCRKIINWRTCLKFPEEPKISDEARDLICRLLCDVEKRLGTRGGVDEIKGHSWFRGVKWDGLYEMEAAYKPVVNGDLDTQNFEKFEEGENPPSSTPRVGPWRKMLTSKDANFIGYTFKKSDLLKSAGTAGIDVSSSPSSRPPSLVSLFGHVGLEDSVIAEDEPRLQT